From Klebsiella electrica, the proteins below share one genomic window:
- a CDS encoding MFS transporter: MSTLSVDNPGVASAPVSSVGDVARLINSGKEQAKYARMIVFLALGGVFLDAYDLTTLSYGIDDVVREFQLSPLLTGLVTSSIMVGTIIGNVIGGWLTDKYGRYSVFMADMLFFVVSAIAAGLAPNVWVLIGARFLMGIGVGIDLPVAMSYLAEFSRFTGKGNKAARLAAWCPMWYAASTVCFLIIFGLYFLLPQEHLDWLWRASLLFGAVPALLIIAVRSKFMNESPLWAANQGDLTSAVRILRDSYGIAAHEAPAEHRAPPPKVSFRVLFEKPYRERTIVAGVMNICIAFEYTAIAFFLPSILARFLGAGVFETLSASLGLNALFAFTGGLLGMHLAWKYPSRHVAIAGFALQFIALIVLALVGQPQATVGVVLAIAMLGLWLFAEGFGPGAQLMIYPALSYPTAIRATGVGFSRALSGIGSALALFVLPLLQASLGTQMFWVVSLAAIIPIFFLLAVRHEPTRHDIDDSHH; this comes from the coding sequence ATGAGTACGCTGTCTGTTGATAATCCCGGCGTGGCCTCCGCTCCGGTGAGTAGCGTCGGGGATGTGGCGCGGCTGATCAATTCGGGCAAGGAACAGGCTAAATATGCGCGGATGATTGTCTTCCTCGCTCTCGGCGGCGTCTTTCTCGACGCCTATGATCTCACCACCCTCTCCTACGGCATCGATGACGTAGTGCGTGAATTCCAGCTCTCGCCGCTGCTGACCGGCCTGGTCACCTCATCGATCATGGTGGGTACCATTATTGGCAACGTGATCGGCGGCTGGCTGACGGATAAATATGGCCGCTATTCGGTGTTTATGGCCGACATGCTGTTTTTCGTCGTCTCGGCCATCGCTGCGGGTCTGGCCCCCAACGTCTGGGTGCTGATTGGCGCGCGTTTCCTGATGGGCATCGGCGTGGGTATCGATCTGCCGGTCGCTATGTCCTATCTCGCTGAATTTTCGCGTTTTACCGGCAAAGGTAATAAAGCGGCGCGCCTCGCCGCCTGGTGCCCGATGTGGTACGCCGCCTCGACGGTCTGCTTTCTGATTATTTTCGGCCTCTATTTCCTGCTGCCACAGGAGCACCTCGACTGGCTGTGGCGCGCCTCGCTGCTGTTTGGCGCCGTTCCGGCGCTGCTGATTATCGCCGTGCGCAGCAAGTTTATGAATGAGTCGCCGCTGTGGGCGGCAAACCAGGGGGACCTGACTTCAGCGGTGAGGATTCTGCGCGACTCTTACGGCATTGCCGCCCATGAGGCGCCGGCTGAACATCGCGCGCCGCCGCCGAAAGTGAGCTTCCGGGTACTGTTCGAAAAACCGTACCGCGAACGTACTATCGTCGCCGGGGTGATGAATATCTGTATCGCCTTTGAGTACACCGCCATCGCTTTCTTCCTGCCGTCGATTCTCGCCCGGTTTCTCGGCGCCGGGGTGTTTGAAACCCTCTCCGCCTCGCTGGGACTGAATGCGCTGTTTGCCTTTACCGGCGGGTTGCTGGGGATGCATCTGGCGTGGAAATACCCGTCGCGCCATGTGGCGATTGCCGGGTTTGCGCTGCAATTTATCGCCCTGATTGTCCTTGCCCTCGTCGGGCAGCCGCAGGCCACCGTCGGCGTAGTGCTGGCGATTGCGATGCTTGGGCTGTGGCTGTTTGCCGAGGGGTTTGGCCCCGGCGCGCAGCTGATGATTTATCCGGCGCTCTCCTATCCCACCGCGATTCGCGCCACCGGCGTCGGTTTCAGCCGGGCGCTCTCCGGGATCGGCAGCGCGCTGGCGCTGTTTGTGCTGCCGCTGCTGCAGGCCTCTCTCGGCACGCAAATGTTCTGGGTGGTGTCGCTGGCCGCCATTATTCCGATTTTCTTCCTGCTTGCGGTCCGCCACGAGCCGACGCGTCACGATATTGACGACAGCCACCATTGA
- a CDS encoding acyl-CoA dehydrogenase family protein gives MTLLSTGTDYEQLAAAFRPIFSRIAQGAANREQQRILPDEQIRWLKEAGFGTLRIPREKGGWGASLPQLIALLIELAQADSNLPQALRAHFAFVEDRLNQPDSAQRDRWFQRFRDGELVGSGWTETGGVKLGEVMTQVTPDDHGWRLNGEKFYSTGTLYADWIDVFARRSDNHGDVIALVSTRQNAVEREDDWDGFGQRLTGSGTTRFKQAQVEQEHVYDFAERFRYQTAFYQHILLATLAGIGLAVERDAAEGVKKRRRMYSHGNAAVPRDDPQVLQVVGQISSWAWATRAAVLQAAESLQQAYIVHASGDEALIEQRNRLAEVEAAQAQVVASEWVPRAATELFNALGASDTRVGKALDRHWRNARTVASHNPVIYKARNIGNWLVNGEAPTFIWQIGDGEKAQG, from the coding sequence ATGACATTACTCTCTACCGGCACCGATTATGAACAGCTGGCCGCGGCTTTCCGGCCAATTTTTTCCCGTATTGCGCAGGGGGCGGCGAACCGCGAACAGCAGCGTATTTTGCCCGATGAGCAGATTCGCTGGCTGAAGGAGGCGGGGTTTGGCACGCTGCGCATTCCGCGGGAAAAGGGCGGCTGGGGCGCATCGCTGCCGCAGTTGATTGCCCTGTTGATTGAGCTGGCCCAGGCTGACTCCAACCTGCCGCAGGCGCTGCGCGCCCATTTTGCCTTTGTTGAAGACCGTCTGAATCAACCGGACTCCGCGCAGCGCGATCGCTGGTTTCAACGTTTTCGCGACGGTGAGCTGGTGGGCAGCGGCTGGACCGAAACGGGCGGGGTTAAACTTGGGGAGGTGATGACCCAGGTGACGCCGGATGACCACGGCTGGCGTTTAAACGGCGAGAAGTTTTACAGCACCGGAACGCTGTACGCCGACTGGATTGATGTTTTTGCCCGCCGCAGCGACAACCACGGCGACGTCATCGCGCTGGTCAGCACCCGGCAGAATGCCGTTGAGCGGGAGGATGACTGGGATGGCTTTGGTCAGCGTCTGACCGGCAGCGGTACCACCCGCTTTAAGCAGGCGCAGGTTGAGCAGGAGCATGTCTATGATTTTGCTGAACGCTTTCGCTATCAGACCGCCTTTTATCAGCATATCTTACTGGCGACGCTGGCGGGAATCGGCCTGGCGGTAGAGCGCGACGCGGCCGAGGGGGTGAAAAAACGCCGCCGCATGTACAGCCACGGCAATGCCGCCGTGCCGCGCGACGATCCTCAGGTGCTGCAGGTGGTGGGGCAAATCAGTAGCTGGGCGTGGGCGACCCGCGCGGCGGTACTGCAGGCGGCGGAGTCTTTGCAGCAGGCCTATATTGTTCATGCCAGCGGCGATGAGGCGCTGATTGAGCAGCGCAACCGGCTGGCGGAGGTCGAAGCGGCGCAGGCGCAGGTGGTTGCCAGCGAGTGGGTGCCGCGCGCGGCGACCGAGTTGTTCAACGCCCTCGGCGCGTCGGATACCCGGGTGGGGAAAGCGCTCGACAGGCACTGGCGCAACGCGCGCACCGTGGCCTCGCATAACCCGGTTATCTACAAAGCGCGCAATATCGGCAACTGGCTGGTCAACGGCGAAGCGCCGACCTTTATCTGGCAGATTGGCGATGGCGAAAAGGCGCAGGGTTAG
- a CDS encoding sulfonate ABC transporter substrate-binding protein: protein MHRLSRAALLLLAGLSTSALAKAPETVNIGYQKANIFALLKYRGTLDESFKKQGIAVRWIEFPAGPQMLEGLNVGSIDLAATGDAPPAFAQAAQADLVYLAHSPANPKTEAIVVPENSTIHNVADLKGKRVGLNKGSDVNYLLVAALEKAGLSYKDITPVYLPPADARAAFQRGAIDAWVIWDPYLAEVETNARARQLRNAEGLVPHYTFYLASRKFAENYPETAKQVVDELSQLSDWANTHQEDAAGILSTSTGLDKAIWLKALARLPYGAERMTPEVYNEQQALADTFTRIGLLPVKVDVRSASWSQDK, encoded by the coding sequence ATGCACAGATTATCCCGCGCCGCGCTGCTACTGCTGGCTGGCTTATCCACTTCCGCGCTGGCGAAAGCGCCGGAAACCGTCAACATCGGCTACCAGAAGGCCAATATCTTCGCCCTGTTGAAATATCGCGGCACCCTTGATGAAAGCTTCAAAAAGCAGGGAATCGCCGTGCGCTGGATTGAATTTCCCGCCGGCCCGCAGATGCTGGAAGGGCTGAACGTCGGCAGTATTGACCTGGCGGCCACCGGCGATGCGCCGCCGGCCTTTGCCCAGGCGGCACAGGCGGATCTGGTCTACCTCGCGCACTCGCCGGCCAACCCCAAAACTGAAGCCATCGTGGTGCCGGAAAACTCGACGATTCACAACGTGGCCGACCTGAAAGGCAAGCGCGTGGGGCTGAATAAAGGCTCTGACGTCAACTACCTGCTGGTCGCCGCGTTGGAAAAAGCCGGACTGAGCTATAAAGATATCACTCCGGTTTACCTGCCTCCGGCCGATGCCCGCGCCGCTTTCCAGCGCGGGGCCATTGATGCGTGGGTTATCTGGGATCCGTACCTTGCCGAAGTCGAAACCAATGCCAGGGCGCGACAGCTCCGCAACGCTGAAGGGCTGGTGCCGCACTACACCTTCTATCTCGCCAGCCGCAAATTTGCCGAAAACTACCCTGAGACGGCAAAACAGGTGGTGGATGAGTTAAGTCAGCTAAGCGACTGGGCCAACACCCACCAGGAGGATGCCGCCGGCATTCTGTCAACCTCAACCGGGCTGGACAAGGCTATCTGGCTGAAAGCCCTTGCCCGCCTGCCCTACGGCGCTGAACGCATGACGCCTGAAGTGTATAACGAGCAGCAGGCGCTGGCGGATACCTTCACCCGTATCGGCCTGCTGCCGGTGAAAGTGGACGTGCGCAGCGCCAGCTGGTCGCAGGATAAATAA
- a CDS encoding L-serine ammonia-lyase, protein MISVFDIFKIGIGPSSSHTVGPMKAGKQFTDDLIARGLLADVTKVVVDVYGSLSLTGKGHHTDIAIIMGLAGNLPDSVDIDAIPAFIQDVNTHGSLMLANGQQEVEFPVDQCMNFHADNLSLHENGMRITALGGDKVLYSQTYYSIGGGFIVDEQHFGQSNEAPPVVPYPYKNAADLQRHCRESGLSLSGLMMQNELALHSKEQLEQHFAAVWEVMSSGIERGITTEGVLPGKMRVPRRAAALRRMLVSQDNTNSDPMAVVDWINMFALAVNEENAAGGRVVTAPTNGACGIVPAVLAYYDKFIRKVNANSLARYLLVTSAIGSLYKMNASISGAEVGCQGEVGVACSMAAAGLTELLGGSPGQVCIAAEIGMEHNLGLTCDPVAGQVQVPCIERNAIAAVKAVNAARMALRRTSEPRVCLDKVIETMYETGKDMNAKYRETSRGGLAMKIVACD, encoded by the coding sequence ATGATCAGCGTATTCGATATTTTTAAAATCGGCATTGGCCCTTCCAGCTCCCATACCGTTGGCCCCATGAAAGCGGGCAAGCAATTCACGGACGATCTTATCGCCCGCGGGCTGCTTGCCGACGTCACCAAAGTCGTTGTCGACGTTTACGGCTCCCTTTCCCTCACCGGTAAAGGCCACCATACCGACATCGCAATTATTATGGGCCTGGCGGGCAACCTGCCTGACAGCGTTGATATCGACGCCATCCCGGCATTTATTCAGGACGTCAACACCCACGGCAGCCTGATGCTGGCAAACGGTCAGCAGGAAGTTGAATTCCCGGTTGACCAGTGCATGAATTTCCATGCCGATAACCTGTCGCTGCATGAGAACGGGATGCGCATCACCGCCCTGGGCGGCGACAAGGTTCTCTACAGCCAGACTTACTACTCCATCGGCGGTGGGTTTATTGTCGATGAACAACATTTCGGCCAGAGCAATGAAGCGCCGCCCGTGGTGCCTTACCCGTACAAAAATGCGGCCGACCTGCAAAGACACTGCCGCGAAAGCGGGCTCTCGCTTTCCGGTCTGATGATGCAAAACGAACTGGCATTGCACAGCAAAGAGCAGTTGGAACAGCACTTCGCCGCCGTCTGGGAAGTGATGAGCAGCGGTATTGAGCGCGGGATCACCACTGAAGGCGTACTACCAGGCAAGATGCGGGTACCGCGTCGCGCCGCCGCCCTGCGCCGGATGCTGGTCAGCCAGGACAATACCAACAGCGACCCGATGGCGGTGGTTGACTGGATCAACATGTTTGCGCTGGCGGTCAATGAAGAGAATGCCGCCGGTGGACGCGTAGTGACCGCGCCCACCAACGGTGCCTGCGGCATCGTGCCGGCGGTGCTGGCCTATTACGACAAGTTTATCCGCAAGGTGAATGCCAATTCGCTGGCGCGTTACCTGCTGGTAACCAGCGCTATCGGCTCGCTGTATAAGATGAACGCCTCGATTTCCGGCGCCGAAGTCGGCTGCCAGGGCGAGGTCGGCGTAGCCTGCTCAATGGCGGCGGCCGGCCTGACGGAACTGCTGGGCGGCAGCCCCGGCCAGGTGTGCATCGCGGCGGAAATCGGCATGGAACATAACCTGGGTCTGACCTGCGATCCGGTTGCCGGCCAGGTACAGGTTCCCTGTATCGAACGTAACGCCATCGCCGCCGTCAAAGCGGTCAACGCCGCGCGAATGGCGCTGCGCCGTACCAGCGAACCGCGCGTCTGCCTCGATAAGGTCATCGAAACCATGTACGAAACGGGTAAAGATATGAACGCCAAGTACCGCGAAACCTCGCGCGGTGGCCTGGCGATGAAAATCGTCGCCTGCGATTAA